From the genome of Capricornis sumatraensis isolate serow.1 chromosome 17, serow.2, whole genome shotgun sequence, one region includes:
- the LOC138093600 gene encoding LOW QUALITY PROTEIN: protein FAM246C (The sequence of the model RefSeq protein was modified relative to this genomic sequence to represent the inferred CDS: inserted 1 base in 1 codon), with product MARPPAAPRRRGPSTAHQGPCGARRLGRRFPGVRGVQIEPGPGVGGGASASGRGWGPGPHVPRPGLGRDSGFEQRMPAGVPRAPGQIPRGLRSFPQPSPRGPLHGASPGPHWSLGCRLGLRPSRALEAAVEAAAKRMAAEPRRPWVQARSAYGASEALRRAVGRRRDPGPQPNGPGPEEARGPGRXARLRGQLRAEAAARAEAPRLLRLVERAGAAAGAAETREQAEERSRGSVCSVCGEPRGGATYPAGVLEVSERRLQEGLAAVRAELGAGLEALRAELRAELDALRALLPPPPAARREPRVPRGPALLRALGTMNALAAGARPTDDASDGPADGGANRAPARKNLKKTPVPPGAPQGGGD from the exons ATGGCGCGACCTCCGGCAGCCCCCCGCAGGCGGGGGCCCAGCACAGCGCACCAGGGACCCTGCGGAGCTCGAAGGCTGGGGCGGCGGTTCCCTGGAGTGAGGGGGGTCCAGATAGAGCCCGGACCTGGTGTGGGAGGAGGGGCTTCGGCCagtgggcggggctgggggcccgGACCGCACGTGCCCCGGCCCGGACTGGGCCGAGACAGCGGCTTTGAGCAGAGGAT GCCTGCCGGGGTTCCCCGGGCCCCAGGCCAGATCCCCCGAGGCTTACGGTCGTTCCCACAGCCGTCCCCCCGGGGCCCTCTCCACGGAGCGTCGCCCGGGCCCCACTGGTCGCTAGGCTGCAGGCTGGGGCTCAGGCCCAGCCGGGCTCTAGAAGCGGCAGTGGAGGCGGCAGCCAAGCGGATGGCGGCGGAGCCCCGGCGCCCATGGGTCCAGGCGCGCAGCGCTTACGGCGCCAGCGAGGCGCTACGGCGCGCGGTGGGCCGCCGGCGGGACCCTGGGCCGCAGCCCAATGGGCCGGGCCCCGAGGAAGCCCGCGGCCCGGGCC TGGCTCGCTTGCGGGGCCAGCTCCGGGCTGAGGCGGCGGCGCGGGCCGAGGCGCCCCGACTGCTGCGGCTGGTGGAGCGCGCGGGGgccgcggcgggggcggcggaGACCCGGGAGCAGGCGGAGGAGCGCAGCCGCGGCTCCGTGTGCTCCGTGTGCGGCGAGCCGCGCGGCGGGGCCACCTACCCGGCGGGCGTCCTGGAGGTGAGCGAGCGGCGGCTGCAGGAGGGCCTGGCGGCCGTACGCGCCGAGCTGGGCGCGGGGCTGGAGGCGCTGCGCGCGGAGCTGCGGGCCGAGCTGGACGCCCTGCGCGCGCTGCTGCCGCCTCCGCCGGCCGCCCGCCGCGAGCCCCGCGTCCCTCGAGGCCCGGCCCTGCTGCGGGCACTGGGCACCATGAACGCACTGGCCGCAGGCGCGAGGCCCACCGACGACGCCTCAGACGGCCCGGCCGACGGCGGCGCGAACCGGGCCCCGGCCAGGAAAAACCTCAAGAAGACCCCGGTGCCGCCCGGGGCCCCGCAGGGCGGCGGGGATTAA